The Helicobacter cetorum MIT 00-7128 region GAGGGGGTAGTTTTAGAAGGCGAAGTTATGCGTGTGAACGCAAAGCTATTTTGTCTCAAAGCACGCCTTAAGGGTGAGCTTATGCTTGCTTGCAATATGAGTGGGGAAGAGTTTAAAAAAAGTATTGATGAGCCTTTGGTTTTGCATATTTCAGATGGAATGTGGGGTATGCAAAGCCAAAGTTTAGGTTTTGATAACTTAGATGTTATTGAATCTTTCAATGGTTTTATTGATTTGAGCGAGATTTTACGCTCTGAAGTGGAGTCCATTAAATTAGACTACCACTATTTAGATTGAATATTTTAAGGAGATTTTATGGCAGTACCTGATAGAAGAGTGAGTAAAACAAGAGCGGCAAAAAGACGCACCCATTACACTGTTAAGTTAGCTAAGCCTATTAAAGCAAAAGATGGCACTTGGAAACTTCCTCATCACATTAATAAATTCACTAAAGAATACCAATAGATTCCTTTTTGATGGATTTTTGGTGAGGAAAATTTTGAGAGGTTCTAACAAGCCTTTTAAGGATACACAATGAAAATCGTAATAGACTTAATGGGGGCTGACCATGGGGTTTTGCCTGTTATTGAGGGAGTTTCAAGAGCCTTAGATAATAAGAACTTTGAAGTAGTCTTAGTTGGAGATAAAAATAAAGCAGAGCCTTTCATCTCTAAAGAATTAGCTAGTAGAGTGGATATTATCCATACAGAAGATTATATTAGAATGGAAGAGGCAGCTACTGAGGCGATTAAACGCAAGGAGTCCTCTATTTATCTTGCTATGGATATTTTAAAAAATGGCGCTGACGCTTTGATTTCAGCGGGTCATAGTGGGGCTACTATGGGTTTAGCAACCTTACGCTTAGGGCGTATCAAGGGGGTTGAGAGACCCGCCATTTGCACCTTAATGCCTAGTGTTGGCAAGCGTCCTAGCATATTACTAGATGCAGGAGCTAATACGGATTGCAAACCTGAATATTTAGTGGATTTTGCACTAATGGGATATGAATATGCCAAGAGTGTGT contains the following coding sequences:
- the rpmF gene encoding 50S ribosomal protein L32, with the protein product MAVPDRRVSKTRAAKRRTHYTVKLAKPIKAKDGTWKLPHHINKFTKEYQ